A single Klebsiella variicola DNA region contains:
- a CDS encoding ABC transporter ATP-binding protein → MLNARELKVFYGVIQGLKGVDIDVYDREIVTLIGSNGAGKTSTLNGIVNLVRSSGRVSFLNDDISRSQTHQIVRRGLALVPEGRRVFTNLTIEENLRMGAYNNLAGYTRLRDRMYALFPRLKERRHQMAGTMSGGEQQMLAIARALMSEPVLLMLDEPSLGLAPKIVGELFGIIKQLREENMTVLLVEQNATAALAIADRAYVLENGRITLSGAAREMLTNPEIKRMYLGG, encoded by the coding sequence ATGCTTAACGCCCGGGAACTGAAGGTCTTTTACGGCGTGATCCAGGGGTTGAAAGGTGTTGATATCGACGTCTATGACCGGGAGATCGTCACCCTGATCGGCAGCAATGGCGCCGGTAAAACCTCCACCCTCAACGGGATCGTCAACCTGGTGCGCTCCAGCGGGCGCGTCAGCTTCCTCAACGACGATATCTCACGCAGCCAGACCCACCAGATTGTACGCCGCGGGCTGGCGCTGGTGCCGGAGGGACGTCGGGTCTTTACCAACCTGACTATCGAAGAGAACCTGCGCATGGGCGCTTACAATAATCTCGCCGGCTACACCCGCCTGCGCGATCGCATGTACGCCCTCTTTCCTCGGCTCAAGGAACGGCGCCATCAGATGGCGGGCACCATGAGCGGCGGCGAGCAGCAGATGCTGGCCATCGCCCGGGCGCTGATGAGCGAGCCGGTGTTATTGATGCTGGATGAACCGAGCCTCGGGCTGGCGCCGAAAATTGTCGGCGAGCTGTTCGGCATCATTAAGCAACTGCGCGAAGAGAATATGACGGTGCTGCTGGTGGAGCAGAATGCGACGGCAGCACTGGCTATCGCCGATCGGGCGTATGTCCTGGAGAATGGCCGGATCACCTTGTCAGGCGCGGCGCGGGAGATGCTGACTAACCCGGAAATTAAGCGGATGTATCTGGGGGGATAA
- a CDS encoding ABC transporter substrate-binding protein, translated as MRNKTTKIALALGMLLLASQAQADQLADIKAAGVVKVATFDANPPFGSVDAKTHHIVGYDVDFAQALAKALGVKLELVATNPANRIPLLQSGKADLIVADITITPERAQVIDFSTPYFVTGQQFLVPAGSPDKLDEYSKARIGAVKGTTGEQALHQRFPQARVLSYDDIPLALTALRNGNVQAITQDSTILAGLLAEAPDKAKFKILPDLLSKEEIGVGVKKGEPALLKAVNDELVKLEKTGEAAKIYDVWFGPATKTPQPRAFTIEAK; from the coding sequence ATGCGCAATAAAACCACAAAAATTGCACTGGCGCTGGGTATGCTGCTGCTCGCGTCTCAGGCACAGGCAGACCAGCTGGCTGACATCAAAGCCGCCGGCGTCGTGAAAGTCGCCACCTTCGACGCCAACCCGCCGTTCGGCTCCGTGGATGCCAAAACCCACCATATCGTCGGCTACGATGTCGACTTTGCCCAGGCGCTGGCGAAAGCGCTCGGCGTCAAACTCGAGCTGGTGGCCACCAACCCGGCCAACCGTATTCCGCTGCTGCAGTCCGGCAAAGCCGACCTGATCGTCGCCGACATTACCATCACCCCGGAGCGGGCCCAGGTTATTGATTTCTCAACGCCGTATTTCGTCACCGGCCAGCAGTTCCTCGTGCCTGCCGGCTCTCCGGATAAGCTTGATGAGTACAGCAAAGCGCGCATCGGCGCGGTGAAAGGCACCACCGGCGAACAGGCCCTGCACCAGCGTTTCCCGCAGGCTCGCGTCCTCTCCTATGACGATATTCCGCTGGCCCTGACCGCCCTGCGCAACGGCAACGTCCAGGCCATCACCCAGGACAGCACCATCCTCGCCGGTCTGCTGGCGGAAGCGCCGGATAAAGCCAAGTTTAAAATTCTGCCCGACCTGCTCAGCAAAGAAGAGATTGGCGTGGGCGTGAAGAAAGGCGAACCGGCCCTGTTGAAAGCCGTTAACGATGAGCTGGTGAAGCTGGAGAAAACCGGCGAAGCCGCGAAAATCTATGATGTCTGGTTTGGACCTGCCACTAAAACGCCGCAGCCGCGCGCCTTTACCATAGAAGCGAAATAA
- a CDS encoding amino acid ABC transporter ATP-binding protein — MFSGLLSHSAAPAADFSRLQRASITFRDVAKRYGDHQVLNAINLQVEPGEVVAILGPSGSGKSTLIRLINQLESLSGGEILIDDKPTSRLSGSALRQLRSRVGFVFQQFNLYAHLTAQENITLALERVHGWGKSAAQERALALLRQVGLEEKAQQMPAQLSGGQQQRVAIARALASSPQIILFDEPTSALDPEMIGEVLQVMKTLAHSGITMLVVTHEMQFAREIADRVVFIDGGDILEVAPPAEFFAHPQHARARRFLQKVLDPLHQESLE; from the coding sequence ATGTTCTCGGGTTTACTCTCCCACTCCGCGGCCCCGGCCGCGGATTTTTCACGTCTGCAGCGCGCCAGCATTACGTTCCGTGATGTGGCCAAGCGCTACGGCGATCATCAGGTGCTAAACGCCATCAACCTGCAGGTCGAGCCCGGCGAAGTGGTGGCGATCCTCGGCCCTTCCGGTTCGGGAAAATCGACGCTGATCCGCTTGATCAACCAGCTCGAATCCTTAAGCGGCGGCGAGATCCTGATCGACGATAAACCGACCAGCCGGCTGAGCGGCAGCGCCTTGCGCCAGCTGCGCAGCCGCGTCGGCTTTGTCTTCCAGCAGTTCAACCTTTACGCCCACCTGACGGCGCAGGAGAACATCACGCTGGCGCTGGAGCGCGTTCACGGCTGGGGGAAAAGCGCGGCTCAGGAGCGGGCGCTGGCGCTGCTGCGCCAGGTCGGACTGGAAGAAAAAGCGCAGCAGATGCCGGCGCAGCTCTCCGGCGGCCAGCAGCAGCGAGTGGCGATCGCCCGCGCCCTGGCCTCCTCGCCGCAGATTATCCTGTTCGATGAGCCCACCTCGGCGCTCGACCCGGAGATGATCGGCGAAGTGCTGCAGGTGATGAAAACCCTCGCCCACAGCGGGATCACCATGCTGGTGGTGACCCATGAGATGCAGTTTGCCCGCGAAATTGCCGACCGGGTGGTGTTTATCGACGGCGGCGACATTCTCGAGGTCGCCCCGCCGGCTGAGTTTTTCGCCCATCCGCAGCATGCCCGCGCACGGCGTTTTCTGCAGAAGGTGCTGGATCCGCTGCACCAGGAGAGCCTCGAGTGA
- a CDS encoding amino acid ABC transporter permease, which yields MTPMLDWHGVLSGQPLQWIISGFLTTVWVSVAGILLATLLAVLLLALRLGGGRAGRGLVAAWVSLFRNTPLLVQLLFWYFAAWNLLPLAVKEVVNDEHAWSILPGNVWWLTPEFLCSMWGLGVFTSAFLVEEIASGLRAVSHGQREAALSQGFTPWQELRFILLPQGLANAWQPIVGQYLNLMKLSSLASGIGFAELTYQVRQIESYNAHALEAFAVGTALYLALGVAMGVALTRLGPGRKLQRSAQHER from the coding sequence GTGACGCCGATGCTTGACTGGCACGGCGTCCTGAGCGGGCAGCCGTTGCAATGGATTATCTCTGGTTTTCTCACCACCGTCTGGGTCAGCGTCGCCGGGATCCTGCTCGCCACCCTGCTGGCGGTCCTGCTGCTGGCCCTGCGCCTCGGCGGCGGCCGCGCGGGGCGCGGACTGGTGGCCGCGTGGGTCTCGTTGTTTCGCAACACCCCGCTGCTGGTCCAGCTGCTGTTCTGGTACTTTGCCGCCTGGAACCTGCTGCCGCTGGCGGTGAAGGAGGTGGTGAACGACGAACACGCCTGGTCCATTTTGCCGGGTAACGTCTGGTGGCTGACACCGGAGTTCCTCTGCTCAATGTGGGGGCTGGGGGTCTTTACCTCCGCCTTTCTGGTGGAAGAGATCGCCTCCGGACTGCGCGCCGTCAGCCACGGGCAGCGGGAAGCCGCGCTGTCGCAGGGCTTTACGCCGTGGCAGGAGCTGCGCTTTATCCTCCTGCCGCAGGGGCTGGCCAACGCCTGGCAGCCGATTGTCGGCCAGTATCTTAACCTGATGAAACTCTCATCGCTGGCCAGCGGCATCGGCTTTGCGGAACTGACCTATCAGGTACGACAGATTGAGAGCTATAACGCGCACGCCCTGGAGGCGTTTGCCGTCGGTACCGCGCTGTACCTGGCGCTGGGGGTGGCGATGGGCGTGGCGCTAACGCGTCTCGGCCCGGGAAGAAAACTGCAACGGAGCGCCCAACATGAACGCTAA
- a CDS encoding amino acid ABC transporter permease — MNANLAVIADNLDYLLWGRLAEGQPGGVALTLLMAIGATLLALPGGIALAGLAWRYGGLVRRLLFLWAEIIRGIPLIFVIFWLWYLLPMLTGGDLPGAVTVTLALAWFTAASVMHSVLAGLQSLPKGQYEAALTQGFAPGQTLRLVLLPQALRNVQPSLVGIFIGLLKDTSLAFIVNVPELTTVAGQVNNRVQIYPLAIFVFTGAVYYLLCCGLSLLASRRFTRRATAG, encoded by the coding sequence ATGAACGCTAATCTGGCGGTGATCGCCGATAACCTCGATTACCTGCTGTGGGGCCGACTGGCGGAGGGCCAGCCCGGCGGCGTGGCGCTGACCCTGCTGATGGCCATCGGCGCCACCCTGCTGGCGCTGCCGGGAGGCATTGCGCTGGCGGGCCTGGCCTGGCGCTACGGCGGGCTGGTGCGGCGTCTGCTGTTTCTGTGGGCGGAAATTATTCGCGGCATCCCGCTGATATTTGTCATCTTCTGGCTGTGGTATCTGCTGCCGATGCTGACCGGCGGCGATCTGCCCGGCGCGGTAACCGTGACCCTGGCGCTGGCGTGGTTTACCGCCGCCTCGGTGATGCACTCGGTGCTGGCCGGGCTGCAGTCGCTGCCGAAAGGACAGTATGAGGCGGCGCTGACCCAGGGGTTCGCCCCCGGGCAAACGCTGCGCCTGGTGCTGCTCCCGCAGGCGCTGCGCAATGTTCAGCCCTCGCTGGTGGGGATCTTTATCGGCCTGCTGAAAGACACGTCGCTGGCGTTTATCGTCAACGTCCCGGAGCTGACCACCGTGGCCGGCCAGGTCAACAACCGGGTGCAGATCTATCCCCTGGCGATCTTCGTCTTCACCGGCGCGGTGTACTACCTGCTGTGCTGCGGTCTGAGCCTGCTGGCCAGCCGGCGTTTTACCCGCCGCGCGACCGCCGGATAA
- a CDS encoding fimbria/pilus periplasmic chaperone → MSRRRGATLTKALLTVGCLLAAPLAQAISVGNLTFSLPAEADFASKRVVNNNKSARLYRIAVSAIDRPGGSEVRSRPVDGELLFAPRQLVLQAGESEYFKFYYHGPRDNRERYYRVSFREIPTRNLTRRSPTGGEVSMEPVVVMDTILVVRPREVQFKWSFDKVAGTVSNTGNTWFKLLIKPGCDSTEEEGDAWYLRPGDVVRQPALRQPGNHYLVYNDKFIKISDTCPVKPRPAE, encoded by the coding sequence ATGTCCAGGCGACGTGGCGCAACATTAACTAAGGCCCTGCTGACGGTGGGCTGCCTGCTGGCAGCGCCGCTGGCTCAGGCGATCTCGGTCGGCAACCTGACCTTTTCCCTGCCGGCCGAAGCGGATTTCGCCAGCAAACGGGTGGTCAACAACAATAAAAGCGCGCGGCTGTACCGCATCGCCGTCAGCGCCATCGATCGCCCGGGCGGCAGCGAAGTCCGCTCCCGGCCGGTGGATGGCGAACTGCTGTTTGCCCCCCGCCAGCTGGTGCTGCAGGCAGGTGAGAGCGAGTATTTTAAATTTTACTATCATGGCCCGCGGGATAACCGCGAGCGCTACTATCGGGTCTCGTTTCGCGAAATCCCCACCCGCAACCTGACGAGGCGCAGCCCGACCGGCGGCGAGGTCAGCATGGAGCCGGTGGTGGTGATGGATACCATTCTGGTGGTGCGCCCACGCGAGGTGCAGTTTAAATGGTCTTTCGATAAGGTGGCCGGGACGGTGAGCAACACCGGCAATACCTGGTTCAAGCTGCTGATTAAACCCGGATGCGATTCGACCGAAGAGGAGGGGGACGCGTGGTATCTGCGTCCTGGCGACGTGGTTCGCCAGCCGGCGTTGCGCCAGCCGGGGAACCACTATCTGGTTTATAACGACAAATTTATTAAGATCAGCGATACCTGCCCGGTGAAGCCCCGTCCCGCGGAGTGA
- the ecpD gene encoding fimbrial adhesin EcpD has translation MKVNALMALAILALLLPAAALRAAVTKTTWSDAPAREFVFVENNSDDNFFVTPGGALDPRMTGANRWTGLKYTGSGTIYQQSLGYIDNGYNTGLNANWKFDMWLENSPVSHPLTGLRCINWYAGCDMATSLILPQTTDASGFYGATVTSGGAKWMHGMMSDAFYQYLQQMPVGGSFTMTINACQTSVNYDASSGARCKDQASGNWYVRNVTHTKAANLRLINTHSLAEVFINSDGVPTLGEGNADCQTQTIGSRAGLSCKMVNYTLQTNGLSNTSIHIFPAIANSSLASAVGAYDMQFSLNGSSWKPVSNTAYYYTFNEMKSSDSIYVFFSSNFFKQMVNLGISDINTKDLFNFRFQNTTSPESGWYEFSTSNTLIIKPRDFSISIISDEYTSAPSREGYVGSGEPALDFGYIVTTSGKTAADEVLIKVTGPAQVIGGRSYCLFSSDDGTAKVPFPATLSFITRSGTTQTYDAGCDDSWRDMTDALWLTTPWTDISGEVGQMDKTTVKFSIPMDNAISLRTVDDNGWFGEVSASGEIHVQATWRNIN, from the coding sequence ATGAAAGTTAATGCACTGATGGCGCTGGCGATCCTCGCGCTGCTCTTGCCGGCAGCCGCGCTCAGGGCGGCGGTGACCAAGACCACCTGGTCGGATGCGCCGGCGCGCGAGTTTGTGTTTGTTGAAAACAACTCCGACGACAACTTTTTCGTCACCCCCGGCGGGGCGCTGGATCCGCGTATGACCGGCGCTAACCGCTGGACCGGCTTAAAATACACCGGCTCCGGCACCATTTATCAGCAGAGTCTCGGTTATATCGATAACGGCTACAACACCGGGCTCAATGCCAACTGGAAGTTTGATATGTGGCTGGAAAACTCGCCGGTTTCGCACCCCTTAACCGGCCTGCGCTGCATCAACTGGTACGCCGGGTGCGATATGGCCACCAGCCTGATCCTGCCGCAAACCACCGACGCCAGCGGGTTTTATGGCGCGACGGTGACCAGCGGCGGCGCGAAGTGGATGCACGGCATGATGTCGGACGCGTTTTATCAATATTTGCAGCAGATGCCGGTCGGCGGCAGCTTTACGATGACCATCAATGCCTGTCAGACCTCGGTGAACTACGATGCCAGCAGCGGTGCGCGCTGTAAGGATCAGGCCTCCGGTAACTGGTATGTGCGCAACGTCACCCACACCAAAGCCGCGAACCTGCGGTTGATTAATACCCACTCGCTGGCGGAGGTGTTTATCAACAGCGACGGCGTGCCGACCCTGGGAGAAGGGAACGCCGACTGCCAGACGCAGACCATCGGCAGCCGCGCAGGATTAAGCTGTAAGATGGTCAACTATACCTTGCAGACCAACGGCTTAAGCAACACCTCGATCCATATTTTCCCGGCGATCGCCAACTCGTCGCTGGCCTCGGCCGTCGGGGCGTACGATATGCAGTTCAGCCTCAACGGCAGCTCCTGGAAGCCGGTGAGCAATACCGCTTATTACTACACTTTCAACGAGATGAAGAGCTCAGACTCGATCTATGTTTTCTTCTCCAGCAACTTCTTTAAGCAGATGGTGAATCTCGGGATCAGCGATATCAACACCAAGGATCTGTTCAACTTTCGCTTTCAGAACACCACCTCGCCGGAGTCAGGCTGGTATGAGTTTTCCACCTCCAACACGCTGATTATCAAGCCCCGTGATTTCAGCATCAGCATTATCTCCGACGAATATACCTCGGCGCCGTCGCGCGAGGGATATGTCGGCAGCGGCGAACCGGCGCTCGATTTCGGCTACATCGTCACCACCAGCGGTAAAACGGCCGCCGATGAAGTGCTGATCAAGGTGACCGGACCGGCGCAGGTGATTGGCGGGCGTTCCTACTGTCTCTTCAGCTCTGATGACGGTACGGCGAAAGTGCCGTTCCCGGCGACGCTCTCTTTTATCACCCGCAGCGGCACGACGCAGACCTACGATGCCGGGTGCGATGACAGCTGGCGGGATATGACCGATGCGCTGTGGCTGACCACGCCATGGACCGATATCTCCGGCGAAGTGGGGCAGATGGATAAGACCACGGTGAAATTTTCGATTCCGATGGATAACGCCATTTCGCTGCGGACGGTAGACGATAACGGCTGGTTTGGCGAAGTCAGCGCTTCAGGAGAGATTCATGTCCAGGCGACGTGGCGCAACATTAACTAA
- the ecpC gene encoding fimbrial usher EcpC — MPLRRISPGLKTQLAFGMIFLFVQPDASAAAVRAQQIGGVIIPQAFSRALQDGMSVPLYIHLAGSQDTRDDQRIGSAFIWLDDGQLRVRQIQLEESEGNASVSQQTRQQLIGLANAPFSEALTIPLTDSAQLDLSLRQLLLQLVVKREALGTVLRSRSEDIGQSSVNTLSSNLSYNLGVYNNQMRNGGSNTSSYLSLNNVTALREHHVVLDGSLYGIGSGQQDSELYKAMYERDFAGHRFAGGMLDTWNLQSLGPMTAISAGKIYGLSWGNQASSTVFDNSQSATPVIAFLPAAGEVHLTRDGRLLSVQNFAMGNHEVDTRGLPYGIYDVEVEVIVNGRVVSKRTQRVNKLFSRGRGIGAPLAWQVWGGSFHMDRWSESGKKTRPAKESWLAGLSTSGSLSTLSWAATGYGYDNQAVGETRLTLPLGESINVNLQNMLASDSSWSSVGSISATLPGGFSSVWVNQERTRIGDQLRRSDADNRAIGGTLNLNALWSKLGTFSVSYNDDRRYNSHYYTADYYQTVYSGAFGSLGLRAGIQRYNNGDSSANTGKYIALDLSLPLGNWFSAGMTHQNGYTMANLSARKQFDEGTIRTIGANLSRAISGDTGDDKTLSGGAYAQFDARYASGTLNVNSAADGYVNTNLTASGSVGWQGKNIAASGRTDGNAGVIFNTGLEDDGQISARVNGRIFPLSGKRNYLPLSPYGRYEVELQNSKNSLDSYDIVSGRKSHLTLYPGNVAVIEPEVKQMVTVSGRIRAEDGTLLANARINNHIGRTRTDENGEFVMDVDKKYPTIDFSYGGNKTCEVALELSQARGAVWVGDVVCSGLSSWAAVQQTGEENES, encoded by the coding sequence ATGCCTCTACGACGGATTTCCCCAGGACTGAAAACGCAGCTTGCCTTCGGCATGATCTTTTTGTTCGTTCAGCCCGACGCCAGCGCTGCTGCCGTACGTGCCCAGCAGATTGGCGGGGTGATTATTCCGCAGGCCTTCAGCCGGGCGCTGCAGGACGGTATGAGCGTCCCGCTCTATATTCATCTTGCCGGCAGCCAGGACACCCGTGACGATCAGCGGATCGGCAGCGCCTTTATCTGGCTGGACGACGGCCAGCTGCGTGTCCGGCAGATCCAACTGGAGGAGAGCGAGGGGAACGCCAGCGTCAGCCAACAGACCCGACAGCAGCTGATCGGCCTGGCCAACGCCCCGTTCAGCGAGGCACTCACCATTCCCCTGACCGACAGCGCGCAGCTGGATCTCAGCCTGCGCCAGCTGCTGCTGCAGCTGGTGGTCAAACGCGAGGCGCTGGGCACCGTGCTGCGCTCGCGCAGCGAAGATATCGGTCAGTCCAGCGTGAACACCCTCAGCAGCAACCTGAGCTATAACCTCGGCGTCTATAACAACCAGATGCGCAATGGCGGGAGCAACACCTCCAGCTACCTGTCGCTGAACAACGTCACCGCGCTGCGGGAGCATCACGTGGTGCTCGACGGCTCGCTGTACGGGATCGGCAGCGGTCAGCAGGACAGTGAATTATATAAGGCCATGTATGAGCGCGATTTCGCCGGCCACCGCTTTGCCGGCGGGATGCTCGACACCTGGAACCTGCAGTCCCTGGGACCGATGACCGCTATTTCGGCCGGCAAGATTTACGGCCTTTCCTGGGGGAATCAGGCCAGCTCCACCGTCTTCGACAACAGTCAGTCGGCCACGCCGGTGATTGCCTTTTTACCGGCGGCGGGCGAGGTGCATCTCACCCGTGACGGCCGGTTGCTGAGCGTCCAGAACTTCGCCATGGGCAACCATGAAGTGGATACCCGCGGCCTGCCGTACGGTATTTACGACGTGGAAGTGGAGGTGATCGTTAATGGTCGGGTGGTCAGCAAACGCACCCAGCGGGTCAATAAGCTGTTCAGCCGGGGACGCGGCATCGGCGCGCCGCTGGCGTGGCAGGTATGGGGCGGCAGTTTCCATATGGATCGCTGGTCGGAAAGCGGCAAAAAGACCCGGCCGGCAAAAGAGAGCTGGCTGGCAGGCCTCTCGACCTCCGGGTCGCTCAGCACCCTGAGCTGGGCGGCAACGGGCTATGGCTACGACAACCAGGCGGTGGGGGAAACCCGCCTGACGCTGCCGCTGGGCGAGTCGATCAACGTTAACCTGCAGAATATGCTGGCCAGCGACAGTTCCTGGAGCAGCGTCGGCAGCATCAGCGCTACGCTGCCGGGAGGCTTCAGTTCAGTGTGGGTCAACCAGGAGAGAACCCGCATTGGCGATCAATTGCGGCGCAGCGATGCCGACAACCGGGCGATCGGCGGCACCCTCAACCTGAACGCGCTGTGGTCGAAGCTGGGGACGTTCAGCGTCAGCTACAACGATGACCGCCGCTACAACAGTCATTACTACACTGCGGATTACTATCAGACGGTCTACAGCGGCGCCTTTGGATCGCTCGGCCTGCGGGCGGGGATCCAGCGCTATAACAATGGCGACAGCAGCGCCAACACCGGGAAATATATCGCTCTCGATCTCTCGCTGCCGCTGGGCAACTGGTTCAGCGCCGGGATGACCCATCAGAACGGCTACACCATGGCTAACCTCTCAGCGCGCAAGCAGTTTGATGAAGGCACTATTCGCACCATCGGCGCCAATCTGTCGCGGGCCATCTCCGGCGATACCGGGGATGACAAAACCCTCAGCGGCGGAGCGTATGCCCAGTTCGACGCCCGCTACGCCAGCGGCACGCTGAACGTCAACAGTGCGGCGGACGGCTACGTCAACACTAACCTCACCGCCAGCGGCAGCGTCGGCTGGCAGGGCAAAAACATCGCCGCCAGCGGACGAACTGACGGTAACGCCGGAGTGATCTTCAACACCGGGCTGGAGGACGATGGTCAGATTAGCGCCAGGGTTAACGGGCGGATTTTCCCGCTCAGCGGCAAGCGTAACTACCTGCCGCTCTCTCCCTATGGCCGCTATGAGGTGGAGCTGCAGAACAGCAAAAACTCGCTCGATAGCTACGACATCGTCAGCGGGCGTAAGAGTCATCTGACCCTTTATCCGGGCAACGTCGCAGTGATTGAGCCAGAGGTGAAGCAGATGGTCACCGTCTCCGGTCGTATTCGTGCAGAAGACGGCACGCTGCTGGCGAATGCGCGGATTAACAACCATATCGGCCGTACCCGGACCGATGAAAACGGCGAGTTTGTCATGGACGTGGATAAGAAATACCCCACTATCGATTTCAGCTACGGCGGCAATAAAACCTGCGAAGTGGCGCTGGAGCTCAGCCAGGCGCGCGGCGCCGTCTGGGTCGGGGATGTGGTCTGCAGCGGCCTCTCGTCGTGGGCGGCGGTGCAGCAGACAGGAGAAGAGAATGAAAGTTAA
- a CDS encoding fimbrial chaperone EcpB → MKKHLLALGLLLVGVSPAQALDVGDISSFMNSGSSTLSKTIKNSTDSGRLINIHLERLSSPLDGGQVIPMDKPDEVLLTPASLLLPAQASDVIRFFYKGPADDKERYYRIVWFDQALSDAQRDNANRSAVATASARIGTILVVAPRQVNYRFQYANGSLTNTGNATLRILAYGPCLKAADGKECKENYYLMPGKSRRFTQVDTANKKGRVALWQGEQFVPVK, encoded by the coding sequence ATGAAAAAGCACCTTCTGGCTCTCGGGCTGCTGCTTGTCGGGGTGTCGCCGGCGCAGGCGCTGGATGTCGGCGATATCTCATCTTTTATGAACAGCGGCAGCAGCACGCTGAGCAAAACAATCAAGAACAGCACAGACAGCGGTCGACTGATCAATATCCATCTCGAACGGCTCTCTTCCCCGCTGGATGGTGGGCAGGTTATCCCGATGGATAAACCGGATGAGGTGCTGCTTACCCCCGCCAGCCTGCTGCTACCCGCCCAGGCCAGCGATGTCATCCGTTTCTTCTACAAAGGCCCGGCGGATGACAAAGAGCGCTACTACCGTATTGTCTGGTTCGATCAGGCACTCAGCGATGCCCAGCGCGATAACGCCAACCGCAGCGCGGTAGCGACGGCGTCCGCCCGCATCGGCACCATTCTGGTGGTGGCGCCCCGGCAAGTGAATTACCGCTTTCAGTACGCCAACGGCTCTCTGACCAACACCGGGAATGCGACGCTGCGGATCCTCGCCTACGGCCCTTGCCTGAAGGCCGCCGACGGTAAGGAGTGTAAAGAGAATTACTACCTGATGCCGGGTAAATCGCGCCGTTTTACGCAGGTGGACACGGCGAATAAAAAAGGACGGGTTGCGCTTTGGCAGGGTGAGCAGTTTGTTCCCGTGAAATAG
- the ecpA gene encoding common pilus major fimbrillin subunit EcpA, producing the protein MKKKVLAIALVTAFTGMGVAQAADVTAQAVATWSATAKKDTTSKLVVTPLGSLAFQYAEGIKGFNSQKGLFDVAIEGDATATAFKLTSRLITNTLTQLDTSGSTLSVGVDYNGAAVEKTADTVMIDTANGVLGGNLSALANGYNASGRTTAQDGFTFSIISGTTNGTTAVTDYSTLPEGIWSGDVSVQFDATWTS; encoded by the coding sequence ATGAAAAAAAAGGTTCTGGCAATAGCTCTGGTAACAGCGTTTACCGGTATGGGTGTGGCGCAGGCTGCTGACGTAACGGCTCAGGCTGTTGCGACCTGGTCGGCGACCGCTAAAAAAGACACCACCAGCAAGCTGGTTGTGACCCCGCTCGGCAGCCTGGCATTCCAGTACGCCGAAGGCATTAAAGGCTTTAACTCGCAGAAAGGTCTGTTTGACGTGGCGATTGAGGGTGACGCAACGGCGACCGCCTTTAAGCTGACCTCGCGCCTTATCACCAACACCTTAACCCAGCTGGACACTTCCGGCTCCACGCTGAGCGTGGGTGTGGATTATAACGGCGCCGCGGTCGAAAAAACGGCAGATACCGTGATGATCGATACCGCTAACGGCGTGCTGGGCGGCAACCTCAGCGCGCTGGCTAATGGCTACAACGCCAGCGGCCGTACCACCGCGCAGGATGGTTTCACTTTCTCCATCATCAGCGGCACCACCAACGGCACCACCGCAGTGACCGATTACAGCACCCTGCCGGAAGGGATCTGGAGCGGCGACGTCAGCGTCCAGTTCGACGCCACCTGGACCAGCTGA
- the ecpR gene encoding ECP biosynthesis operon DNA-binding transcriptional regulator EcpR gives MEYKCCSDKYIWSAHDSYFYKGLSELILDIDELIYLSQEKIRKDFVFINLNTASLNEFIRRDSEWLSAVKGKQVVLIAARKSEALANYWYYNSNIRGVVYVGLSRDIRKELAYVINGRFLRKDIKKDKITDREMKIIRMTAQGMQPKSIARIENCSVKTVYTHRRNAEAKLYSKIYKLVQ, from the coding sequence ATGGAATATAAATGCTGTTCCGATAAGTACATTTGGTCTGCCCATGACTCCTACTTCTATAAAGGACTATCCGAACTCATTCTGGATATCGATGAATTAATTTATCTGTCGCAGGAGAAGATTAGAAAGGATTTTGTGTTTATCAATCTCAACACGGCTTCTTTAAATGAATTTATCAGGCGCGATAGCGAATGGCTATCCGCGGTAAAGGGGAAACAGGTCGTATTGATTGCGGCCAGGAAATCAGAAGCCTTAGCAAATTACTGGTATTACAATAGCAATATTCGCGGCGTGGTATATGTTGGCCTGAGTCGCGATATTAGAAAAGAACTGGCCTACGTAATTAATGGCAGATTTCTCCGCAAAGATATTAAGAAAGATAAAATTACTGACCGGGAAATGAAAATAATCCGCATGACCGCTCAGGGCATGCAGCCGAAATCGATCGCCAGAATTGAAAATTGTAGCGTGAAGACAGTATATACCCATCGGCGCAATGCTGAGGCCAAACTGTATTCCAAAATATATAAGTTAGTTCAGTAA